One window of the Bombus huntii isolate Logan2020A chromosome 18, iyBomHunt1.1, whole genome shotgun sequence genome contains the following:
- the LOC126875305 gene encoding WD repeat-containing protein 6 isoform X3, with amino-acid sequence MFSKFLCTDVLAIRCVDNFIFVGMGCVLYIFNAKTYKLEKKINCLYPYNIHGIVKGPNNKLTVFGANYFSTYKIYHKQETLMIEEDSNKKRLNDWIVAAEWVIFDECDYLCVLLAHNNVCIYNVSSECYQSICCEERCILYAGSMLNNSNRDLIIFSGTVYQEILIWQINYNCHSRISPVLHRLQGHNGVIFSITYDIATQIICSTSDDRTVRLWKISNNKSKDCKLTLERKSVNTNWKEINIKLMRTMFGHTARVWKSIIKNEILFTVGEDSLICIWSLDGKLLNKVCAHHGAAIWSIDISNDNKCVFTGGADGAVYAWPFVNGYVQKAVLIPKIHTCTVPKYVCYLRSGNLLIFDENATLFIFNNYYNSLLGSLYLKKYSTYCVMEVSLCHTYVSFASRDGYITIYKEVAANRELQQIIETKIMESQIFSVQWLGDNKLVICGLNGILKIFNFTEGGLINIESICLLPYSRERWLTAAVLYEGLLVCGDRTGNMHVFELEKSVSYNGANVPEAKNKPIQTFVKVHGKIGIQNFIVLNSKLISTGRDGMLKFYELNKYKSAKLLCALHKQKMPMDWISSHLKSSDDVLILGFKEVEFIIYSLLHHRTLIRVPCGGGHRSWDCMLQNELITFVYIRNKQVYVSDFSLTSFMLPVLLNGLHTKEIYCINPISKIGQYNIFISGGEDSTLRISYISSTLMKNNLTFQTLSIFDGHISSVKFINCLNLQTNLFYNKYLIFSGGGRAQLKVWEIDIKDNKTSLQSTDISCHDITSHMLYGFDRYHKKQWQESKYSYNMQPESRYMDIEIYRCSINLHYILLFVACADGFVRVFLYDITVKNISLKAHVKCVDRCITKITVLTYDEKIIVLTMSTDGIGRFIDFTDIISKIIICPQIEEQEFHNCKNVFIAKFDLHQSGINSYDIKVIEKSEYLLATGGDDNLFNVICFKVQLEGKKEELHISLLSKWSTATAHAAQITDIFQE; translated from the exons atgttttcaaaatttctatgTACCGATGTACTTGCCATTCGCTGTGttgataatttcatttttgtag GTATGGGATGtgtactatatatttttaatgccAAAACATACAAattggaaaaaaaaataaattgtctTTATCCATATAATATACATGGAATTGTTAAGGGCCCTAATAACAAATTAACTGTATTTGGTGCTAACTATTTTTCTACATATAAAATTTACCATAAACAAGAAACATTGAT gATTGAAGAagattcaaataaaaaaagactTAATGATTGGATTGTGGCAGCAGAATGGGTGATATTTGATGAATGCGATTATCTATGTGTTCTTTTAGCACACAATAATGTTTGTATTTATAACGTATCTAGTGAATGCTATCAAAGCATATGTTGCGAAGAAAGAtgtattct ATACGCTGGCTCCATGTTAAATAACAGTAATAGAGATCTAATTATTTTTAGTGGAACTGTATATCAGGAAATATTGATATggcaaataaattataattgtcATTCTAGAATATCTCCAGTTTTACATCGTTTACAGGGGCACAAT GGTGTAATCTTTTCAATCACATATGATATAGCTACACAAATTATTTGTTCTACCTCAGATGACAGAACAGTCAGATTATGGAAAATAAGTAACAACAAAAGTAAAGACTGTAAGCTTACATTGGAAAGAAAATCAGTGAACACAAAttggaaagaaattaatataaaactaaTGCGAACAATGTTTGGTCATACAGCTAGAGTGTggaaatctatcattaaaaatgaaattttatttacagtaGGAGAG GATTCTCTTATATGCATCTGGTCATTGGATGGTAAACTACTTAACAAAGTTTGTGCTCACCATGGTGCTGCTATATGGAGTATTGACATATCAAATGATAATAAATGTGTTTTCACTGGTGGTGCTGATGGTGCAGTTTATGCATGGCCTTTTGTTAATGGTTATGTTCAAAAAGCTGTATTAATACCAAAAATACATACATGCACTGTGCCAAAATATGTTTGTTACTTAAGAAGTGGTAACCTTTtaatttttgatgaaaatgctactttatttatatttaacaattattataatagTCTGCTAGGGTCAttgtatttaaagaaatatagtACATATTGTGTTATGGAGGTTTCTTTATGCCACACCTATGTTTCTTTTGCATCAAGAGATGgatatataacaatatacaaag AAGTTGCAGCTAATAGAGAATTACAACAGATTATAGAAACAAAGATAATGGAATCACAAATATTTTCTGTACAGTGGCTAGGAGAtaataaattagtaatttGTGGCCTAAatggaattttaaaaatatttaattttacagaaggag gATTAATTAATATAGAATCAATATGTTTGTTACCATATAGTCGAGAACGTTGGTTAACAGCGGCTGTTTTATATGAAGGACTATTAGTGTGTGGAGATAGAACTGGAAATATGCATGTTTTTGAGCTTGAAAAATCTGTATCATATAATGGAGCAAATGTACCTGAAGCAAAAAACAAACCTATCCAAACTTTTGTTAAAGTTCATGGAAAAATTGGTATTCAAAATTTCATAGTTttgaattcaaaattaatatcaactGGTCGTGATGGAATGTTAAAGTTttatgaattaaataaatataaaagtgcAAAGTTATTATGCGCTTTACATAAACAAAAGATGCCAATGGATTGGATTAGCAGCCATTTAAAATCCTCTGATGATGTTCTTATACTAGGATTTAAAGag gtagaatttataatatatagtcTGCTCCACCATCGAACTTTGATAAGAGTTCCTTGTGGTGGTGGGCATAGATCATGGGATTGTATGTTACAAAATGAACTTATTACATTTGTATATATTCGTAATAAGCAAGTATATGTATCTGATTTTTCATTAACTTCTTTCATGTTGCCGGTTTTATTG aaTGGTTTACATACAAAGGAAATATACTGCATCAATCCAATATCTAAAATTGGTcagtataatattttcatatctgGAGGTGAAGATAGTACTCTTCGCATTAGTTACATCTCAAGTACACTGATGAAAAACAATCTCACTTTTCAAACATTGAGTATTTTTGATGGTCACATCTCTAgtgttaaatttataaattgtttaaatttacaaactaatcttttttacaataaatatctcATTTTTTCGGGAGGTGGAAGAGCACAATTAAAAGTTTGggaaattgatataaaagataataaaacaTCCTTACAAAGTACAGATATTTCTTGTCATGACATTACATCTCACATGTTGTATGGATTTGATCGTTATCATAAAAAGCAGTGGCAAGAATCTAAATATTCTTATAATATGCAACCTGAGAGTCGATATAtggatattgaaatttatcgttgctctataaatttacattatatattgCTCTTTGTTGCTTGTGCAGATGGATTTGTAAG agtatttttatatgatattactgtgaaaaatatttcactcAAAGCACATGTAAAGTGTGTGGATCGTTGTATAACAAAAATAACTGTTTTGACATatgatgaaaaaataattgtcTTAACAATGTCCACTGATGGAATCGGTCGATTTATTGATTTCACTGATATTATTTCAAAGATTATAATATGTCCACAAATTGAAGAACAAGAATTTCACAACTGCAAAAATGTATTCATTGCAAAGTTTGATTTACATCAATCTGGAATTAACTCATATGACATAAAAGTGATTGAAAAAAGCGAATATTTGTTAGCAACTGGTGGTGATGATAATTTGTTTAATGTTATTTGTTTTAAAGTTCAGTTAGAAGGTAAGAAGGAAGAATTACATATTTCATTGTTATCAAAATGGAGTACTGCGACTGCACATGCTGCTCAAATTACAG atattttcCAGGAGTAA
- the LOC126875305 gene encoding WD repeat-containing protein 6 isoform X2, with amino-acid sequence MGCVLYIFNAKTYKLEKKINCLYPYNIHGIVKGPNNKLTVFGANYFSTYKIYHKQETLMIEEDSNKKRLNDWIVAAEWVIFDECDYLCVLLAHNNVCIYNVSSECYQSICCEERCILYAGSMLNNSNRDLIIFSGTVYQEILIWQINYNCHSRISPVLHRLQGHNGVIFSITYDIATQIICSTSDDRTVRLWKISNNKSKDCKLTLERKSVNTNWKEINIKLMRTMFGHTARVWKSIIKNEILFTVGEDSLICIWSLDGKLLNKVCAHHGAAIWSIDISNDNKCVFTGGADGAVYAWPFVNGYVQKAVLIPKIHTCTVPKYVCYLRSGNLLIFDENATLFIFNNYYNSLLGSLYLKKYSTYCVMEVSLCHTYVSFASRDGYITIYKEVAANRELQQIIETKIMESQIFSVQWLGDNKLVICGLNGILKIFNFTEGGLINIESICLLPYSRERWLTAAVLYEGLLVCGDRTGNMHVFELEKSVSYNGANVPEAKNKPIQTFVKVHGKIGIQNFIVLNSKLISTGRDGMLKFYELNKYKSAKLLCALHKQKMPMDWISSHLKSSDDVLILGFKEVEFIIYSLLHHRTLIRVPCGGGHRSWDCMLQNELITFVYIRNKQVYVSDFSLTSFMLPVLLNGLHTKEIYCINPISKIGQYNIFISGGEDSTLRISYISSTLMKNNLTFQTLSIFDGHISSVKFINCLNLQTNLFYNKYLIFSGGGRAQLKVWEIDIKDNKTSLQSTDISCHDITSHMLYGFDRYHKKQWQESKYSYNMQPESRYMDIEIYRCSINLHYILLFVACADGFVRVFLYDITVKNISLKAHVKCVDRCITKITVLTYDEKIIVLTMSTDGIGRFIDFTDIISKIIICPQIEEQEFHNCKNVFIAKFDLHQSGINSYDIKVIEKSEYLLATGGDDNLFNVICFKVQLEGKKEELHISLLSKWSTATAHAAQITGVIFHERNTIFSVGVDQQVNMYHYDYNNSTLSVTFLKKIFTFVTDVKGLTSWYNSNDESVICVYGRGFEILTL; translated from the exons ATGGGATGtgtactatatatttttaatgccAAAACATACAAattggaaaaaaaaataaattgtctTTATCCATATAATATACATGGAATTGTTAAGGGCCCTAATAACAAATTAACTGTATTTGGTGCTAACTATTTTTCTACATATAAAATTTACCATAAACAAGAAACATTGAT gATTGAAGAagattcaaataaaaaaagactTAATGATTGGATTGTGGCAGCAGAATGGGTGATATTTGATGAATGCGATTATCTATGTGTTCTTTTAGCACACAATAATGTTTGTATTTATAACGTATCTAGTGAATGCTATCAAAGCATATGTTGCGAAGAAAGAtgtattct ATACGCTGGCTCCATGTTAAATAACAGTAATAGAGATCTAATTATTTTTAGTGGAACTGTATATCAGGAAATATTGATATggcaaataaattataattgtcATTCTAGAATATCTCCAGTTTTACATCGTTTACAGGGGCACAAT GGTGTAATCTTTTCAATCACATATGATATAGCTACACAAATTATTTGTTCTACCTCAGATGACAGAACAGTCAGATTATGGAAAATAAGTAACAACAAAAGTAAAGACTGTAAGCTTACATTGGAAAGAAAATCAGTGAACACAAAttggaaagaaattaatataaaactaaTGCGAACAATGTTTGGTCATACAGCTAGAGTGTggaaatctatcattaaaaatgaaattttatttacagtaGGAGAG GATTCTCTTATATGCATCTGGTCATTGGATGGTAAACTACTTAACAAAGTTTGTGCTCACCATGGTGCTGCTATATGGAGTATTGACATATCAAATGATAATAAATGTGTTTTCACTGGTGGTGCTGATGGTGCAGTTTATGCATGGCCTTTTGTTAATGGTTATGTTCAAAAAGCTGTATTAATACCAAAAATACATACATGCACTGTGCCAAAATATGTTTGTTACTTAAGAAGTGGTAACCTTTtaatttttgatgaaaatgctactttatttatatttaacaattattataatagTCTGCTAGGGTCAttgtatttaaagaaatatagtACATATTGTGTTATGGAGGTTTCTTTATGCCACACCTATGTTTCTTTTGCATCAAGAGATGgatatataacaatatacaaag AAGTTGCAGCTAATAGAGAATTACAACAGATTATAGAAACAAAGATAATGGAATCACAAATATTTTCTGTACAGTGGCTAGGAGAtaataaattagtaatttGTGGCCTAAatggaattttaaaaatatttaattttacagaaggag gATTAATTAATATAGAATCAATATGTTTGTTACCATATAGTCGAGAACGTTGGTTAACAGCGGCTGTTTTATATGAAGGACTATTAGTGTGTGGAGATAGAACTGGAAATATGCATGTTTTTGAGCTTGAAAAATCTGTATCATATAATGGAGCAAATGTACCTGAAGCAAAAAACAAACCTATCCAAACTTTTGTTAAAGTTCATGGAAAAATTGGTATTCAAAATTTCATAGTTttgaattcaaaattaatatcaactGGTCGTGATGGAATGTTAAAGTTttatgaattaaataaatataaaagtgcAAAGTTATTATGCGCTTTACATAAACAAAAGATGCCAATGGATTGGATTAGCAGCCATTTAAAATCCTCTGATGATGTTCTTATACTAGGATTTAAAGag gtagaatttataatatatagtcTGCTCCACCATCGAACTTTGATAAGAGTTCCTTGTGGTGGTGGGCATAGATCATGGGATTGTATGTTACAAAATGAACTTATTACATTTGTATATATTCGTAATAAGCAAGTATATGTATCTGATTTTTCATTAACTTCTTTCATGTTGCCGGTTTTATTG aaTGGTTTACATACAAAGGAAATATACTGCATCAATCCAATATCTAAAATTGGTcagtataatattttcatatctgGAGGTGAAGATAGTACTCTTCGCATTAGTTACATCTCAAGTACACTGATGAAAAACAATCTCACTTTTCAAACATTGAGTATTTTTGATGGTCACATCTCTAgtgttaaatttataaattgtttaaatttacaaactaatcttttttacaataaatatctcATTTTTTCGGGAGGTGGAAGAGCACAATTAAAAGTTTGggaaattgatataaaagataataaaacaTCCTTACAAAGTACAGATATTTCTTGTCATGACATTACATCTCACATGTTGTATGGATTTGATCGTTATCATAAAAAGCAGTGGCAAGAATCTAAATATTCTTATAATATGCAACCTGAGAGTCGATATAtggatattgaaatttatcgttgctctataaatttacattatatattgCTCTTTGTTGCTTGTGCAGATGGATTTGTAAG agtatttttatatgatattactgtgaaaaatatttcactcAAAGCACATGTAAAGTGTGTGGATCGTTGTATAACAAAAATAACTGTTTTGACATatgatgaaaaaataattgtcTTAACAATGTCCACTGATGGAATCGGTCGATTTATTGATTTCACTGATATTATTTCAAAGATTATAATATGTCCACAAATTGAAGAACAAGAATTTCACAACTGCAAAAATGTATTCATTGCAAAGTTTGATTTACATCAATCTGGAATTAACTCATATGACATAAAAGTGATTGAAAAAAGCGAATATTTGTTAGCAACTGGTGGTGATGATAATTTGTTTAATGTTATTTGTTTTAAAGTTCAGTTAGAAGGTAAGAAGGAAGAATTACATATTTCATTGTTATCAAAATGGAGTACTGCGACTGCACATGCTGCTCAAATTACAG GAGTAATATTTCACGaaagaaatacaatttttagcGTTGGAGTGGATCAACAAGTAAATATGTATCATTATGATTATAACAATAGCACTTTATCTGTAACATTTTTGAAGAAAATCTTTACATTTGTAACGGATGTAAAAGGCTTAACTTCATGGTATAATTCAAA TGATGAATCAGTCATATGTGTGTACGGTAGAGGATTTGAGATATTAACCCTCTAA
- the LOC126875334 gene encoding putative glutathione-specific gamma-glutamylcyclotransferase 2, with the protein MWVFGYGSLIWKADFPYEEILVGYIKGYIRRFYQKSIDHRGIPSRPGRVVTLLNSDNPNDEVWGVAYRISPQNIDKVVKHLDYREKGGYERKSVLFYPSYSIKNTAPYSLTDNTFPNDLKNKKLLSSVSENMRFYITIYIGGEDNPNYAGVEDIYTIAKQILVSHGPSGTNTEYLYNLASAMRVIAPGINDEHLYTLEATVKMLEQEKNMEMKLDKNLCDSENG; encoded by the exons ATGTGGGTGTTTGGTTATGGTTCACTGATATGGAAAGCGGACTTTCCTTACGAAGAAATTCTCGTTGGATACATCAAAGGATATATCAGAAGATTTTACCAGAAAAGTATAGATCATAGAGGAATACCTAGTAGA CCTGGTCGTGTTGTAACATTACTTAATTCTGATAATCCTAATGATGAAGTATGGGGTGTTGCTTATAGAATATCACCCCAAAATATAGATAAAGTAGTAAAACACTTGGATTACAGAGAAAAAGGAGGTTATGAAAGAAAAAGTGTTCTCTTTTATCCATCTTATTCCATTAAAAATACTGCACCATATTCTTTAACAGATAATACTTTTCCAAATGatcttaaaaataaaaaactattATCATCAGTTTCAGAAAATATGCGATTTTATATCACAATTTACATAGGTGGTGAAGATAATCCAAATTATGCAGGTGTAGAGGACATATATACAATAGCAAAACAGATACTAGTGTCTCATGGTCCTAGTGGAACAAATacagaatatttatataatttggCATCTGCAATGCGAGTAATAGCACCAGGTATAAATGACGAACATTTATATACACTCGAGGCAACTGTGAAAATGTTAGAGCAAGaaaaaaatatggaaatgaaattgGATAAAAATTTATGTGATAGTGAGAATGGATaa
- the LOC126875327 gene encoding cyclin G — translation MDTSGLPVPDAIHPLLEQLQEALVLEVKYQPNLPLPNISQNDDITIGARDGSAHVLRCLKVWYDLPSDVFFVAINLMDRFLTKMKARPKYMACISVSAFHIATVQLAQSLDADHLVSISQCKCTGGDLKRMSEVIRNKLEWAPGTQPVTSLTFLRLFNAMFLAIASQLGLGDMYTSIVTESELLLRLEMVACDGNCASLKSSEVALVLLCTYLDGAVNRLDTNTDIPISTTAIPSSSTINTSVTSRHQMLRLLDFAIELQKICKISDTSFFSTHEAVGAVLSKYNAQEQTPHRQRLIWRLSSRTARLLRPTDKFTSVLPVIAEHTPVPSPSKIRKNRKFGRRHGNKRR, via the exons ATGGACACATCGGGCTTGCCTGTACCGGATGCAATCCACCCGCTACTTGAACAATTGCAAGAAGCTTTGGTTCTTGAAGTAAAGTATCAACCTAACCTTCCGTTACCTAATATATCAcaa AATGATGACATAACAATTGGAGCTCGTGATGGATCAGCCCATGTTTTAAGGTGTTTGAAAGTATGGTATGATCTACCATCCGATGTATTTTTTGTTGCCATCAATTTAATGGACcgttttttaacaaaaatgaaaGCAAGACCAAAATATATGGCATGTATCAGTGTATCTGCTTTTCACATAGCTACTGTTCAGTTAGCTCAGTCACTGGATGCTGACCACTTAGTCTCAATTTCTCAGTGCAAATGCACTGGAGGTGATCTTAAACGTATGTCAGAAGTAATACGGAATAAGTTAGAATGGGCACCTGGTACTCAACCTGTTACATCTTTaacttttcttcgtttattcAATGCAATGTTTCTTGCAATTGCATCACAACTAGGGCTAGGAGACATGTATACCAGTATTGTAAcg GAATCTGAGCTTCTACTTAGGTTAGAAATGGTTGCATGTGATGGTAACTGTGCAAGTTTGAAGTCGTCGGAAGTAGCACTTGTTCTACTCTGCACATACTTAGATGGTGCAGTGAACCGATTAGATACTAATACAGATATTCCCATATCTACTACTGCTATTCCTAGTTCCTCTACTATCAATACATCTGTAACATCAAGGCATCAAATGCTTAGACTTTTGGACTTTGCTATAGAACTTCAGAAAATATGTAAG ATTTCAGACACAAGCTTCTTTTCCACACATGAAGCTGTGGGTGCTGTATTGAGCAAATACAATGCTCAGGAGCAAACCCCTCACAGGCAAAGACTGATATGGAGATTATCTTCTCGTACAGCACGTCTTTTACGTCCAACTGATAAATTTACTTCTGTATTACCTGTTATCGCCGAACATACTCCGGTTCCTTCGCCGAGTAAAATTAG AAAAAATCGTAAGTTCGGTCGACGTCATGGGAATAAGAGACGTTAA
- the LOC126875305 gene encoding WD repeat-containing protein 6 isoform X1, which yields MFSKFLCTDVLAIRCVDNFIFVGMGCVLYIFNAKTYKLEKKINCLYPYNIHGIVKGPNNKLTVFGANYFSTYKIYHKQETLMIEEDSNKKRLNDWIVAAEWVIFDECDYLCVLLAHNNVCIYNVSSECYQSICCEERCILYAGSMLNNSNRDLIIFSGTVYQEILIWQINYNCHSRISPVLHRLQGHNGVIFSITYDIATQIICSTSDDRTVRLWKISNNKSKDCKLTLERKSVNTNWKEINIKLMRTMFGHTARVWKSIIKNEILFTVGEDSLICIWSLDGKLLNKVCAHHGAAIWSIDISNDNKCVFTGGADGAVYAWPFVNGYVQKAVLIPKIHTCTVPKYVCYLRSGNLLIFDENATLFIFNNYYNSLLGSLYLKKYSTYCVMEVSLCHTYVSFASRDGYITIYKEVAANRELQQIIETKIMESQIFSVQWLGDNKLVICGLNGILKIFNFTEGGLINIESICLLPYSRERWLTAAVLYEGLLVCGDRTGNMHVFELEKSVSYNGANVPEAKNKPIQTFVKVHGKIGIQNFIVLNSKLISTGRDGMLKFYELNKYKSAKLLCALHKQKMPMDWISSHLKSSDDVLILGFKEVEFIIYSLLHHRTLIRVPCGGGHRSWDCMLQNELITFVYIRNKQVYVSDFSLTSFMLPVLLNGLHTKEIYCINPISKIGQYNIFISGGEDSTLRISYISSTLMKNNLTFQTLSIFDGHISSVKFINCLNLQTNLFYNKYLIFSGGGRAQLKVWEIDIKDNKTSLQSTDISCHDITSHMLYGFDRYHKKQWQESKYSYNMQPESRYMDIEIYRCSINLHYILLFVACADGFVRVFLYDITVKNISLKAHVKCVDRCITKITVLTYDEKIIVLTMSTDGIGRFIDFTDIISKIIICPQIEEQEFHNCKNVFIAKFDLHQSGINSYDIKVIEKSEYLLATGGDDNLFNVICFKVQLEGKKEELHISLLSKWSTATAHAAQITGVIFHERNTIFSVGVDQQVNMYHYDYNNSTLSVTFLKKIFTFVTDVKGLTSWYNSNDESVICVYGRGFEILTL from the exons atgttttcaaaatttctatgTACCGATGTACTTGCCATTCGCTGTGttgataatttcatttttgtag GTATGGGATGtgtactatatatttttaatgccAAAACATACAAattggaaaaaaaaataaattgtctTTATCCATATAATATACATGGAATTGTTAAGGGCCCTAATAACAAATTAACTGTATTTGGTGCTAACTATTTTTCTACATATAAAATTTACCATAAACAAGAAACATTGAT gATTGAAGAagattcaaataaaaaaagactTAATGATTGGATTGTGGCAGCAGAATGGGTGATATTTGATGAATGCGATTATCTATGTGTTCTTTTAGCACACAATAATGTTTGTATTTATAACGTATCTAGTGAATGCTATCAAAGCATATGTTGCGAAGAAAGAtgtattct ATACGCTGGCTCCATGTTAAATAACAGTAATAGAGATCTAATTATTTTTAGTGGAACTGTATATCAGGAAATATTGATATggcaaataaattataattgtcATTCTAGAATATCTCCAGTTTTACATCGTTTACAGGGGCACAAT GGTGTAATCTTTTCAATCACATATGATATAGCTACACAAATTATTTGTTCTACCTCAGATGACAGAACAGTCAGATTATGGAAAATAAGTAACAACAAAAGTAAAGACTGTAAGCTTACATTGGAAAGAAAATCAGTGAACACAAAttggaaagaaattaatataaaactaaTGCGAACAATGTTTGGTCATACAGCTAGAGTGTggaaatctatcattaaaaatgaaattttatttacagtaGGAGAG GATTCTCTTATATGCATCTGGTCATTGGATGGTAAACTACTTAACAAAGTTTGTGCTCACCATGGTGCTGCTATATGGAGTATTGACATATCAAATGATAATAAATGTGTTTTCACTGGTGGTGCTGATGGTGCAGTTTATGCATGGCCTTTTGTTAATGGTTATGTTCAAAAAGCTGTATTAATACCAAAAATACATACATGCACTGTGCCAAAATATGTTTGTTACTTAAGAAGTGGTAACCTTTtaatttttgatgaaaatgctactttatttatatttaacaattattataatagTCTGCTAGGGTCAttgtatttaaagaaatatagtACATATTGTGTTATGGAGGTTTCTTTATGCCACACCTATGTTTCTTTTGCATCAAGAGATGgatatataacaatatacaaag AAGTTGCAGCTAATAGAGAATTACAACAGATTATAGAAACAAAGATAATGGAATCACAAATATTTTCTGTACAGTGGCTAGGAGAtaataaattagtaatttGTGGCCTAAatggaattttaaaaatatttaattttacagaaggag gATTAATTAATATAGAATCAATATGTTTGTTACCATATAGTCGAGAACGTTGGTTAACAGCGGCTGTTTTATATGAAGGACTATTAGTGTGTGGAGATAGAACTGGAAATATGCATGTTTTTGAGCTTGAAAAATCTGTATCATATAATGGAGCAAATGTACCTGAAGCAAAAAACAAACCTATCCAAACTTTTGTTAAAGTTCATGGAAAAATTGGTATTCAAAATTTCATAGTTttgaattcaaaattaatatcaactGGTCGTGATGGAATGTTAAAGTTttatgaattaaataaatataaaagtgcAAAGTTATTATGCGCTTTACATAAACAAAAGATGCCAATGGATTGGATTAGCAGCCATTTAAAATCCTCTGATGATGTTCTTATACTAGGATTTAAAGag gtagaatttataatatatagtcTGCTCCACCATCGAACTTTGATAAGAGTTCCTTGTGGTGGTGGGCATAGATCATGGGATTGTATGTTACAAAATGAACTTATTACATTTGTATATATTCGTAATAAGCAAGTATATGTATCTGATTTTTCATTAACTTCTTTCATGTTGCCGGTTTTATTG aaTGGTTTACATACAAAGGAAATATACTGCATCAATCCAATATCTAAAATTGGTcagtataatattttcatatctgGAGGTGAAGATAGTACTCTTCGCATTAGTTACATCTCAAGTACACTGATGAAAAACAATCTCACTTTTCAAACATTGAGTATTTTTGATGGTCACATCTCTAgtgttaaatttataaattgtttaaatttacaaactaatcttttttacaataaatatctcATTTTTTCGGGAGGTGGAAGAGCACAATTAAAAGTTTGggaaattgatataaaagataataaaacaTCCTTACAAAGTACAGATATTTCTTGTCATGACATTACATCTCACATGTTGTATGGATTTGATCGTTATCATAAAAAGCAGTGGCAAGAATCTAAATATTCTTATAATATGCAACCTGAGAGTCGATATAtggatattgaaatttatcgttgctctataaatttacattatatattgCTCTTTGTTGCTTGTGCAGATGGATTTGTAAG agtatttttatatgatattactgtgaaaaatatttcactcAAAGCACATGTAAAGTGTGTGGATCGTTGTATAACAAAAATAACTGTTTTGACATatgatgaaaaaataattgtcTTAACAATGTCCACTGATGGAATCGGTCGATTTATTGATTTCACTGATATTATTTCAAAGATTATAATATGTCCACAAATTGAAGAACAAGAATTTCACAACTGCAAAAATGTATTCATTGCAAAGTTTGATTTACATCAATCTGGAATTAACTCATATGACATAAAAGTGATTGAAAAAAGCGAATATTTGTTAGCAACTGGTGGTGATGATAATTTGTTTAATGTTATTTGTTTTAAAGTTCAGTTAGAAGGTAAGAAGGAAGAATTACATATTTCATTGTTATCAAAATGGAGTACTGCGACTGCACATGCTGCTCAAATTACAG GAGTAATATTTCACGaaagaaatacaatttttagcGTTGGAGTGGATCAACAAGTAAATATGTATCATTATGATTATAACAATAGCACTTTATCTGTAACATTTTTGAAGAAAATCTTTACATTTGTAACGGATGTAAAAGGCTTAACTTCATGGTATAATTCAAA TGATGAATCAGTCATATGTGTGTACGGTAGAGGATTTGAGATATTAACCCTCTAA